From the genome of Scytonema hofmannii PCC 7110, one region includes:
- a CDS encoding response regulator, protein MQPGLPSFANLAKGLAVLSQQRATGELIFSSANEKWHLYLFLGRLLYATRETHRARRWYRVVTQDCPSWNFEDHNITLQKDELWEYHLLKLGLKQDRLTLTQAKSIVGKTIDEVLFDLVTHSKLNTHWVPKKLHPIALIDIKPCLYTAVEQRNRWRNMDLEELKPDTAPIVKQPNFENFRVCKDFFGIIELVNGENTIWDLALQLQKPVITVANDVQQLVNKGILELSSIGDRSVPIKLINSLQEKKKYAQFFNSIDDIKPTPLPSSQAIAQTNTSSHFNQRERELSADSNYNSNNSLVKATVSLPIVSVPVSAIPHQDLQRNIAIATEIISLSVPHPTSHSRESSYAPQPELIPPTTGTVQPELKSPLIAYIDDSRSDSLKMAYILTKSGYRCINIQESVSALTTLLENKPSLIFLDLVMPIANGYEICAQIRRVSALNNTPVIILTSNDGIVDRVRAKMVGSSGFLAKPITTEKVLKIIQKYLPKSVNSDR, encoded by the coding sequence ATGCAACCAGGACTTCCAAGCTTTGCCAATCTTGCCAAAGGATTGGCTGTTCTAAGCCAGCAACGAGCCACAGGGGAACTTATTTTCTCTTCAGCCAATGAGAAATGGCATTTATACTTATTTCTAGGGCGGTTGCTATACGCCACCAGAGAAACTCATCGCGCTCGTCGTTGGTATAGAGTCGTGACGCAAGATTGCCCTAGTTGGAACTTTGAAGACCATAATATAACTTTACAAAAGGACGAACTTTGGGAATATCACCTGCTTAAGTTGGGTCTGAAACAAGATCGGTTGACCTTAACCCAAGCGAAAAGCATTGTTGGCAAAACTATTGATGAGGTTTTATTTGACCTGGTCACTCATTCCAAATTAAACACTCATTGGGTACCTAAAAAATTACATCCAATTGCTTTAATAGATATCAAGCCATGCTTGTATACAGCTGTTGAACAACGGAATAGATGGCGTAACATGGATTTAGAGGAATTGAAACCCGATACGGCACCAATTGTTAAACAGCCAAACTTTGAAAATTTTAGAGTTTGTAAAGATTTCTTTGGAATCATTGAGCTTGTGAATGGAGAAAACACTATTTGGGATCTGGCCTTACAACTTCAAAAACCTGTCATAACAGTAGCGAATGATGTCCAGCAATTGGTAAATAAAGGCATTCTTGAACTCTCATCTATTGGCGATCGCTCCGTTCCTATAAAACTCATAAATTCCCTACAGGAAAAGAAAAAATATGCCCAATTCTTCAATTCTATAGATGATATAAAGCCAACACCATTACCGTCATCACAAGCGATCGCTCAAACAAATACTTCAAGTCACTTCAATCAACGAGAAAGGGAATTATCGGCGGACAGTAACTATAACTCCAATAATTCTTTAGTCAAAGCAACTGTTTCATTACCGATTGTCTCAGTACCTGTGAGTGCTATTCCCCACCAGGATTTACAAAGGAATATAGCGATCGCAACAGAAATAATCTCACTTTCAGTCCCTCACCCGACAAGTCACTCCCGTGAAAGTTCCTACGCTCCTCAACCAGAGTTGATTCCTCCAACCACAGGTACAGTTCAACCCGAACTCAAAAGTCCTTTAATAGCATATATTGATGATAGCCGCAGCGACAGCTTAAAAATGGCTTATATCCTGACCAAATCAGGGTATCGGTGTATTAATATTCAGGAATCAGTGAGTGCATTAACAACCTTATTAGAGAATAAGCCCAGCCTGATTTTTCTAGATTTGGTTATGCCAATTGCAAACGGTTATGAAATTTGCGCTCAAATTCGCCGTGTCTCAGCTTTAAACAATACACCCGTCATCATTCTTACAAGCAATGATGGAATTGTAGACCGTGTCAGAGCGAAAATGGTTGGTTCATCAGGCTTTTTAGCAAAACCTATCACAACAGAGAAGGTGCTAAAAATTATACAAAAGTATCTACCAAAATCAGTGAACAGTGACCGGTGA
- a CDS encoding chemotaxis protein CheW, translating to MQINSSLTAINLDPLGLEPLPPERNLSKLLRFPLGSQNSALLPLEQVAEVIKVNMVDILPIPEMPNCILGICNWRGEMLWLIDLNDLISYAAPIIATPMAIVVQVNQQAVGLVVQRVDDVELHDLEQLQKAVTGLFPRSLLPFVLGVLPGDNLVLDVIAIIQSHLWQIHH from the coding sequence ATGCAAATCAACTCATCACTAACAGCAATCAATTTAGATCCCTTAGGATTAGAGCCATTACCTCCAGAAAGAAATCTTTCTAAATTACTGCGCTTTCCTCTTGGCTCTCAAAACAGTGCCTTACTGCCTTTAGAACAAGTTGCAGAAGTTATAAAAGTCAACATGGTAGATATTTTACCAATTCCTGAAATGCCAAACTGTATTTTAGGTATTTGTAATTGGCGAGGAGAAATGCTTTGGCTTATAGATCTCAACGATCTTATTAGCTATGCTGCACCAATAATAGCGACTCCTATGGCAATAGTGGTTCAAGTGAATCAACAGGCTGTCGGTTTAGTAGTGCAGCGAGTTGATGATGTTGAGTTACATGACTTGGAACAACTGCAAAAGGCGGTAACTGGGTTGTTTCCTCGTTCGCTGTTGCCTTTTGTTTTGGGTGTTTTACCAGGTGACAATCTTGTTTTAGATGTCATTGCTATTATTCAGAGCCACTTATGGCAAATACATCATTAG
- a CDS encoding response regulator transcription factor, translating into MTTVLLVEDSLTETQVITSYLKQAGIAVICARSSEEAQIKLQSQTPDLVILDVILPGQSGFELCRELKTNSNTQHIPVVMCSTKGTEADKLWGSMLGANAYISKPVDQQQLIQIIQKLTNKFIIRNY; encoded by the coding sequence ATGACCACAGTCCTTTTAGTTGAAGATAGCTTGACTGAAACACAAGTAATAACCTCTTATCTCAAACAAGCAGGGATAGCGGTCATCTGTGCTAGAAGTAGTGAAGAAGCACAAATTAAATTGCAATCACAAACCCCAGATTTAGTCATTTTAGATGTCATTCTACCAGGTCAAAGTGGGTTTGAACTTTGCCGAGAACTCAAAACAAATTCCAATACTCAGCACATTCCTGTGGTTATGTGTTCAACTAAAGGAACAGAAGCAGATAAACTCTGGGGTTCGATGCTAGGGGCTAATGCTTATATATCCAAACCAGTAGACCAACAGCAACTTATTCAAATTATCCAAAAATTAACCAACAAATTTATAATTCGTAATTATTAA